TATGGAtttacattgcattcaaattgGATATGATTTGAGGTACGTGATGTCTTTGCTTTAGTTTCCTTTTTTAAATCCATCAAAACCAATTTCAGAAATACTGCTGACGTATAGGCAATTTGTCTGTCTTGGCTTGATGAGAGCGTACGAAAAAGATCGTATTTTTTCGGCCATTTTTATCACTTTCTCTACAGGCAACTCGGAGTTTGGTATGACATAAACTTTCTCGGGCGTACGAATTGTCTCAGGATATTGATGCGAGACTAAACGCTCATACCTAACCTTCGATTGGAGTCTGACGTCAGCACCTCTCTCTATCAGCACCCCCACTGAGTGATCATTCTCAAAAGATGCAGCAATGAAAATAGGTGTTTCACCAttctgaaaaaatatgttgttACTTTACATTGACAGTAATGAACATACAGTCACAATGCGCTACAACATATAGTTTAAGTAGCGGCGGGGAGGAGGGGTTCACGTTTTTTGACCCATCGAAATCTCGTTGGATATGTTAGAGAAACTGAAAATCTCCAGCACAAATGCACTGGCGTGATGGTTGTGCAAATCCTACTGTTTCTAACGGTGTTACAGAGAAAATCTTTCAACTCCATCAAGTGTATCTCTTGCACCATTATCATCAATCAACGATATATTTCTGTCCTTATTTGCTATGGACTCAGTTTAAGACAAGTCATGAAGAGGGAGCATTGATTGAGACGTCATATTCTGACAGATTCTGTGTTTGTTGGGAGAGAGTAAGTAAACCTATCGTTAATGAATAGTTTCCATGAGGAAGCAACAACATTCACATTGAAACACGGCTATGTAACTACTATCGCCTTTAATTAAAGGGAGGCTGCTTAGTTTAGTCCCACCTGAGTAATCAGGGCAAGGTACCCGTTGACCTTGTTCTTTGATGACGGGAGCTGAACCCATGTAGCGTGCTTCATCACTGAATATGGTTTCACGTACTTTATTACGTAGGTTGAGATCGGCCTTGAAGATATGTAAAAATTTGATGATGGCATCATGGTCGTGCATTGCTGCGAGATGGGCAAGTGAGTTACCACCCTGAAACAATTGACGCAGGCAAATTgcacttgatttttttatcatttcccaATGGCATTTCCAGTTTCTGTCACATAATTTTTATTTCTGAATTTGTTTGACATGCTCCTTTTTCTTCCCTTGGCTGGTAACACCAACAACGTTTTACATTGCCTCTACCGCATATGCTATTGGCTCAGTAAACAAAATTTTCGCAAGTAGAACGAATTCGACGCCATCGTTTGCGTGAAAAGTTTTACCTCATCTTGAATATTCGCATCGCCGCCATTTTGCAACAGTATCTTCAATACTCTTCCGTGGCCTTTTGATGTCGCAATGTGCATAGCCGTCTGTCCATGCTGAAATACGAAGATGAAGAATCACAGTCGACACGTTATCTCATGAACTGATACTAAATACTCCTTCCCCGTTCTGGCACAACTCACATTGAGACTCAGGACTGGTGTTTGATACACCTACGTCATTATacaaaaaatatcgagaggcggagtatattgaaaacaactggtgccaggatggctACAACTTGGTATCATAACCTTTTCCAATGTCCCTTTCCAATGAAACTTAAGTACCTTGTGCAATGCATAGGAAAATACCCAGACTGCTATCTTCAGATACGAGAAGTTCTTGTTAAAAATCAGAAAGCATCTATTTCCCCTTGCTTGTGGACTTCTCCCTCACTTATTACCCCCTCACTGACCTCACCTCATCGAGAGCATTTGGGTTCGCCTTGGCACAAATCAAGGCTCTGGTTATTGAGGTATTCCCATTGGTTGCTGCTTCGTGAAGAAGTGAATGGCCctcctgaaaatataaaaaaaattaagCCGCTTTTTTGGTCAGGGAATTTTGCAGACAAGTTGTTCACTCCTTGCTTTGCAAGTACATCAAACTACCGAACACCAATGTCTACTCTCATACAACCGAGATATAAACTGTGCCAGTTTGAGGTCATTAGATCCAAGGAGTATCTATACATGGCTAGTCCGATATCACAACGTCCCTTCCACGAGGCTCCAATTTTTTGACTGGTCGTTTGGGCAAGACGGTGATGGTATTCGACGGTGATATAGACAGATTCGTTGTTCCTTAACGACGGAGATGACCATGCTTTCGCCTTACCTTGTATAAAATGTCAACTCGCGATCCTTgtttcagcagttgttttgtgACGTCTTTGTAGTTACCTCTAATGGCATCGTGTATGGCAGTGTGGCTGAACTGAAGTTGAATATTTACTTATCTATTTAATTAGTTTTTAAAGAAATAGGTTACAGTAAGATTAGAAGTCAATACCCTTTTATTctatttttgttatttattggATGACCTGATACTACACTAATACACTGATACATATAATTTCCATATCATCCACTTCCACAAACTTCCATAAAACAGCTGACTCAAGGGAATACCGACTCAAGGCACAGCAGACCTTGAAAAAGAACAGAAGCTTTACCATATCTTTCGCGCTGATATCTCCTCCATGCTGAAGGAGAATCGTAATGAGTGCTTTATCACCATCCCTTGCTGCTAGATGGAGTGGTGTTAATCCTGCCTGAAAAAGATACCAACGAACAGAATAATAAACTTAGCTGGcaagtggtggtggtggtgcgcGATGGGCTACTGCCCGCCAAGATTTGAGTCGAAAAGGGCTCCCCTCCCCTTCCATTAACGCCATGTCAAATGACTAGTAAGCTGCAGAGAAGATGTAATTCTTGGCACTATTCGCCTTGTGTCGCCGACTCTGTCTAGTCCAGTGGTCTATATAGTTACGACACATTAATACGCTGCATCTGCATCACGTCTACGGGAGAGAATAGAAACTTTGGGGGTATTTTGGCGATATGCTGGGTCACTTACTGGATTAGGTTGGTTGACTTCAGTGGGATGTCTCTTCAAGTACGCCACTATTGTTGATGCATTGCCACAGGAAATGACCTTCTGAAGGTCCATTCTGAGTATACCTTGAACCATAAAGTATATAGCAAATTTAAAGGTTTAACTCGGATTGGTTACGTCACTTACCAAGAGGTGAGTCTTCTTTTTTCTCACAAATTCTGATGTGATGATATTCAACACATTCTGCTCAATCAGCTTTATTTGGATGACGTCTATGTCCACCGAGACGTATTTGCTCACTGGCCTCACCACCGTGAGCGTAGCAGCAGGCTAATAGGCCTAAACGGGACCGGATCCAGATGACAAACGTCCTCGATGAGGTGTGCAGTCAAAACGTCCCGGGTAAGCAGGAGTTAAAACGTCATCGATTATCGATTTTTGAAAATCACTTCCAAAGTCCTTGAAATGCACGAAAGCCCTGCAGAGTTTTGAATACGGGATCCAGCTGTTTTAACCTGAGGCACAACCATTGCCTGTTGGTCATTGCCTTCTGCCATGCCTTGAATTTATGAGTTTGATGAACCTTCGTACTGAATTCAACACTTAAATATTGCCTACTGCAGGAGCAGAACTAGAGCCGGTTCTTAACAAGTATCTCTTGGTTGTTATTGGAAGACCCGGCACTGCCTGGACATTTGAAGTGATTTATTATTGACCCTCATCCCACCCCACTTTGGTTTCTGCCGGTTGTTGCTTTGCTGGTAGCATCTTCATTCGATAAACACACCTACCTTTTAGTATCCCATGTATTGACGCAATACTTGATGATTCCTGTTTGGATGAAGAAAGTCCAAGGGGTCTTCTTCGTAGTGAATTTGTTGGTGTGTGTAATGATGAGATTTAAGTACGGATTCGTATTTGAATGAGTTAAGTCGAATCCTCTTCGTAGCGAGggtttggtttgtctttatagTGATAATGACTGGAATTGGCCTGTTTATATCATAAGCCAGACGTGTCAATCGAAAATGCTTGAACAGGTCAAGTTAAGGTTCGCATATGACGTCTTGTGCCAAGGTGATGACCCTAATCTAATTACTAATATATGTGAACTGAAAAGTTGACATCGGTGGTGTTATTGAGTTTTTATTAACATTTATCGATTTTAACTTGAAATCATTCATATCAAGTAGAGAGTTTAACGTGGCAACCAGGCAGGACAATCCCCGTTTTTGTGAGGTCAATTGCCTATTGTTTCTATTGACGTCATAGAAGTTCAGTGATATATTTTTAGCTTTCACTTATTCTATTCATAGAATTAGTGCGACTTTTCAGAAAATCTTGAGACATGCTTTTCGGCCGGGTCTTCAGGGAAAGTGCACAATAACGAGAACGTGTTCATCTGCAGAAAGGATAGGGGAACACTTCCGGGAAATTGGCGTTTTCCAATGCCAAAGAACTGAAAAAATGCACGACCAAGGGAGATGAAGATGATTGTCTTTATTTTTTTATCAGTAACCGTTCTTCAGATTAGATATTGATCATGCTGAACGgaacaaagaaaagaaaatctGAACTAATGAATGTGTGCATGTCCGCTCACATGGgaaggttttattgaaaataaatgaaGGATACATGTAAGTATTCAATGCAAATATTTTTAGTAAAGTTACATTGACGTTACTTTATTTTCAACTGCATGCTAAACGTTATTTTggatacaagttttcaaaaagCATAAAACCTCATTCACTCGAGTAATCCGTTCTCGACGACGTCATGAGACCAACATGAAAAGGCAGTAGCATACTTGTAAAGGCGTAGCGAGATAATCACTCGGGTTACCAAgttacaaaatgaaaataagcaGTCCTTTCAGTTTAGGCGCATCTCCGCAGAACAGAAACGGATTGTCAGTATTAATGTCCCTCGTCATACAGTCCTTCAACAGGGCATCATCAAAGAGGACAGTATTTATAATAGTCGTGATAAACGAATTTATTTCAAGTCCAACTCGTCATTACACACCTTCGTTTTGTTTTACCAACGGCGTGCCTCAGTGGAGAATCTCTGAAATTAGTGTCGTTTTTGGACTAGTGATAAACTTAGAGATCTTGCGGAACTAGTGAGGCGTAATATTGATATGCCAATGAGTATGCCTCCTTGTGAGAATAGTATGGTTTATAGCTTAGTTCTCTGCGACATCTTTTGCCACAGTAGTGCGTTGTGGTTCCGGCCAGCAATACCTCTTCCTTGGTACTTGGCAGAGATACCTTGTATATTGGACCTATCAGAACACAGAAGATCTCCATAAGAAACATGAAATAGTACACGAACAGAATCGGAATGGCAATGGGCAAGACTTTCATGTTATGAGCCCCGAGAAAAGGTTCAATGAACGTGAAATAATCTGTGACAGGGGTATCGTCGGTTATGTTGTAACACCGGCCGGTGACTTTCTCAGCATCTGTCAGAATGGCCCGGACGGCACAGACGTGGGCCCATGCAGCATTTCCTACATACACTAACGACACTCGCGTACTTGTCCCGCCCATCCTCGGGAGAAACCCATAACAACACTGGTGGGcgaatttcaaaaactttggTATGATCACTTTGTCGCCGTCTCCGTAAATTCCGCATGGTCGTAGCACGACTGTGTGCAGGCGCTTGCCGTTTTTCAGCAGCTGGCCCTCAGCAGCTCGGACTTTATCCTCGGCGATCTGCTTGCTCTTGGTATAGCCATTCAGGAGGTCTGTAACATGATGCAACTTCCTTTTGTCGATGTCATCTTCGTCACAGTTCTCAACTATCATGCCTGTGTCACGTGATATCTCGGTTGATGACGTGTAGACCAGATTTTGAACGTTGCATTCCAAACAAGCCTTGATGACGTTTTTGGTACCTGAAAAAGGGAGTGAAGACGTCAATTTATGAAAGAGTTTACAGAAGGGTTCGTATTGTGTCGAAATAGACCAGAGATATAAGAAATTGTACATGCTAGAATATTTGTGCCATGTTGAAAACCCCCGGTCATATCTGTTCACTCTGATTGGTCTTAAGTCGATTAGCGAATACAATGTAATTCGTTTTCATTGTTTAGGAGGCATCCGAATACTAGAATAATGTGATAGGCCTAGGTCCTCCTTCCGTCAATCCACTTATAATTAAGTAACACTAAAACTTGTCATGACCGTATGGCCTTTTTGTTCTCACCTTTTATattgacgtcattgatgaaaaCGGCCCCCGACTGAATTACTGCCGCACTATGGACAACCACTGTGACGTCCTTAAAGGCGCCTCTTAGGTCGTCCATGTTTCGGATGTCGCCTTTGATGAAAGATAATTTGGTCCCATTAGACACTGCAAAAGAAAACAATGATCGTCGTTAAAGTGTTTAATGGTCAAGAGGAGATGATGACGGCATAAGCTATTAGGTTTACTAACTGCCTGTCACCAACCAAACAATAAGCATGTTTTTCGCTTGGGCTTGTTTACTTTTTACGTTATTCGGGTCTTGTCAATAGGGAGGTTGCGAAGAGCAACTTATCACGGATTCCTTGaactttgtgtacatttcgaTCCGTAAACGTATAAGGCTaaagtcactgatctcaacCCTCCTGATCATAGCATTCTGCCCCAACAAGTTCAAAAGGTACTAACCACACAAGCAACAGGAGTGTACTAAGGCCGGAGGGCGTTGCGGTTTTCAATGCCTCGATTATCAAGATAGTTGATAACTTTCAGGGATAAAGTTCACTATCGTGCTACTTCTTGACGGTTTACTTACTGAGATGGCAATCTGGTGGCTTCTCTTGGCAGTCCAAAACTCTGATCTCATGAACGCCTTTGCCCTGTTCAATCAGCAGCTTGACCATGTGGCGCCCAAGGTTCCCACAACCACCAAGGACTAGCACTGTGACCCATTCAGGCGGAGATTTCATTTCTGAAAAGATATACTGCATTGCGttaaaaatgaatcaaaatgatgCATTTGCTTCCTTTCAAAATTGTATCTCGGAACAATTCAGATATTCTTGGAAGTGGAAAATCGACGGATGTAATAGTTCTCATAAAATATAAGAGAAGTTTAAGGAATATTTCGAGATTCGCTATGAAGTAAACAGTAGATATAAACAATTTCGATATCAGTTACCACTCCCTAATAACGGTGAACCTGTTTGGGGAAGAAATCTTGCAAAACTCTGTATTAAACTCCCTGCATCCATGGATGACGTGCC
Above is a window of Lineus longissimus chromosome 3, tnLinLong1.2, whole genome shotgun sequence DNA encoding:
- the LOC135485103 gene encoding 3 beta-hydroxysteroid dehydrogenase/Delta 5-->4-isomerase type 2-like; translation: MQYIFSEMKSPPEWVTVLVLGGCGNLGRHMVKLLIEQGKGVHEIRVLDCQEKPPDCHLMSNGTKLSFIKGDIRNMDDLRGAFKDVTVVVHSAAVIQSGAVFINDVNIKGTKNVIKACLECNVQNLVYTSSTEISRDTGMIVENCDEDDIDKRKLHHVTDLLNGYTKSKQIAEDKVRAAEGQLLKNGKRLHTVVLRPCGIYGDGDKVIIPKFLKFAHQCCYGFLPRMGGTSTRVSLVYVGNAAWAHVCAVRAILTDAEKVTGRCYNITDDTPVTDYFTFIEPFLGAHNMKVLPIAIPILFVYYFMFLMEIFCVLIGPIYKVSLPSTKEEVLLAGTTTHYCGKRCRRELSYKPYYSHKEAYSLAYQYYASLVPQDL